A segment of the Solea solea chromosome 14, fSolSol10.1, whole genome shotgun sequence genome:
AAAATATATGTTTTGCTATTAGTCTCTATGTTACATTACTACTATAATTACCATAAAGCCATAGGGTGACATAGGTTACCCCCCacctttattattttctttctttctttctgtctttctttctttctttctttctttctttctgtttgtaTACATCTTACTGTTACAAGTAGTATTATTTTTCATCTCTCAAACATTTTGCCTCATTATTTACACTACCAGTGTAGACTAATACATTTCCATACGGGATATCCTTggcaaaacattaacattttgcCACCTCACCTTTCACATTTGGCTGTTTCACcactttaaaataagaaaatgatcTGAACAAATGGCATCATCAGCTTCAAATGGTCAAACTATCTGCCCCTGAAAGTCAAATATGTAAGGgaaaacatgcagtacagtgaaagagaaaaacactgcataTGATTATTGAAAATGCCTCAACAATAGCAAAGAAAAACTGTTAAAAGAGAGTACTTTTCAACACCACACACATAGAACCAAGAAAAGAAGTGCAACAAAGCTGATATCCCAGTTTTCTTTTATATTGAAGCGTACAGAACAGTgccaatataaaatgaaaactaTTAGTGAACTGCATTTGCTCTccgtccatccattttctactgctttatcctccacctgagggagctggagctaatcccagctgacatagggcgaaagatGGGATTCCCTGGTGAGTAATCACATTCTCAATGTGATATAGACTCACACAAATGTATATTTGTAACTAATGATCCTCAgtttaaagaaataacaaaaaaaaggctaagTGCTAAAACATATTCTGGATTAAATACAATAATTGACTGATGATTTCTAATCTTTGTCAATTAAAAAACTATGTGGTAACTGGTGTCAGAAAACAGTTAATGGTCTTGATTAAAGAATACAATACCATAGTTGAGGGCAAATGTTTACatcatatacattttaaaaagatttcCAAAGGCcgaccattttttttcttttttctttttttaaataaaaacagcaatattGCATTTCTTGTCTTATGATTATGGAAGCCCAGTTGACAGTTTTAGTTTGGTTTCACAGCACTTTCCTTTAACAGTATGCTGACTACACACATGGCCACCACAACCATAAAGCTTCCCGGAGTCATTTTCAGAAATAACAAGAGGATGAGACACAAATGAGATTTCAGACAGTTAACAGATGTGTTAgttttattaaaatacatagaaaactactttgtgtttgttatatATTTGCTAGATTGCACAATGTAACAGCACATAGAAAGCAAattgtttatattgtatttgaAAACCTGAATTTAAAAATTATTTGAAACAGATGCGCTTTAGCCTCAAGGAGATGGATTTTGTAAAACCATTGGTGTGGATTCAAGTGAGTTTTTCAGCagcaataatgaaataaaacgaAATGCTGAATCAAACATTAAAGTACATACATTTCAACATCGGAGCTAATATCAGAGGTTGTGCAAAAGTCTAGCGATACACTTACTTGCAAGTGGATGGCTATATTTAAAACTATGATTCACAACATGTGAAATGCAAATGAGCTATTGATCAGTGATGGTGTAAAATACGCCCTGTGCATTATTAAGTACAGTGTGGATATTCTTTCTCTACAGCTGAGTGAGGTAACAGCACTCATTACTGTACAGTGGATAAGAGTGTGACTTGTGTCTCTGCTACATTGTCTGGCCTGAGCAGGTGTGTTTTTGCACCTGCTCTGTTATGATGAGAGACTAGGCTTCTGTTATTCAGTATAGTTCAGTATATTCTTGTCTTTCAGTGGTTTTCATTTTCCAGCACCTTCATTTACGTTTTGACTCCACTATCAGTTTACTACACACCATCAACAAAGCCAATCTAGGTCTCCAATTGTGTATTACAACAGTTAGAtaattttaacaaacaaacacatctacCCAACCAATGCTTTGGACTATGCAATTTACAAAAGTAGCTACTTGACGAGATCtctgatatatttttttttatccagtgcATACATTTATTTCTGATGATTTGTTATAGTTCTCTTAATTCaatacatttcaaatatatTCTTAATTTTCTTCACAAAACTTTATATTATTTGCTAAGTAGACACAACTcaaatatatattacatataaaatattatactTTCATGACTCATGTATATTGTGAATTGTATTATGAGGTGATTAGCCCTGCATCACCCATTCTGTCATAGGGTTCTTATTCCATTGTGCATTAGTTTGGTGTGTCCTTGTATTTCAAAACAAGATCCACAAGGCAACCTCAGGGCCTGTAAACATGGGATGGAACAGCTGCATTGTAATTTTTACTGAGGATGAATCATTGCACAtcttgtaaaaaatgtaaacaataaataaataatgtgtttggATATAGAAGCCAGCCACATTCTGGACTGATGTGATTAAATCTCTGCCAGATTTATTTTGACTGGGCAGGCAGAGTTTTGATAGGTCGAGTGAGGGAGCTCATGTTATTGGTGTTGGAGGAAACTTGACCACTCACTGTCTTTGTTGGCAGACTGCTTGAGTGTCCCATTGATTCTTCAGCTGCACGCAGAAGCAAAGTGTAATTGATAGCTACTTCCTCAACTTTTCTCAACAGCTGCAGCCTCTGGGCTTCTGAACGAACTCCTCTGACTAATTTGATAAAGGTTTGAGTTAGTTCACACAACACTTGAAAGCTAGCGGACACAACAGCAAGCATACGTGTTGGGCTTTTTTCAACACTTGCCACTCGTCGACAAGATGCTCTGAATTCCTTGAAGCGCACAGCCAGCTCCTGTTTGTACTCTGCAATCCGTGAGGGCTGAAGACGAGCCTCACCCTCAGCTTGTGGGCTGTTAGCACACTGACGCAGGATCGCTAGCAACTCATTAGCATCCAACTGGGCATTTAGAAAACCATCAGGTAAGCTGAATGTTTTGCCTTGTAAAGCCTGCACCCGTGCCAGGCTCCCCTCTAATGTAACACAAGCTCTAAGGTCAATCTCCTGTGTCTGtggctcctcttcttcttcctcctcctccacctcttcctctccactgcaGTCTTCTGCATTGAGAACCTGCAGTGTTTTGCTTACTACAGGAAAGGTACGTGAGTCTGTCTCCATGCCTGGTAGTATTTGAAGGGGTATGGAATATGAGAGCTCATCCTTCTCACTGCTTTCATCTCCTGCCTCACACTTTCTGTAGCAGAAACAAAATGAACAGCATTTATCCTTATCATCACTGTCTTCACTCGGCAGGGTCAACAGCACCTCACCAGTTCCCTCTTTGCTTTCACATAGTAGCTCTTCTCcctgaataaaaaacacaccctttttCCCCTTTGTCTCTGCCTGGTGAGACTGTGTATGGACTGGCTCCACTGGGGTGGGTAGCCTCAGCCCTGTGGCCctcactctctccatctccttctCTAGACTCTTAGCTTTGGGCTTCACCTCAGCATACACAGGTGTACTAGTGTTATTATCCAGTTCTCCAATGCTGTATCGCCTCTGGAGCTTCTTATATTGTGGGGCTCCCACGCAATCTGTTTGAGAAGTAGAAGTGGGCAGGCAGGAGCTCTGCTCGCCCCTTGGCTCTCTTGACTCAAGGCTGGTAGAGCGTATTCGTGTTGTCTTAATCTCCAATGTCTGAGGTCTTCTCGTAGGACCTTGAGTGTGAGGGGCTTTGGAGACTGGTGGAGGTGTATTTGAGATagtcctctctctgcctctgtgttgtGTCTCCGTTGTTGAGCCAACTGGTGTGTCAGGAAGTCGCATGCCCCTACACATTCGTTTACAGTCACAGCTGCGTCTCTGCTCCCTGGAGATACCTGGTGCCTTTAAGACAGGGCTGGTGCGAAGCTGGCAGGCACAAGGAGTGCCTGACGGCACAGGTGAGGCTCCCTGGGGCAAAAATTCTCCTTGTGATGACTTTGGCTTTAGCAGCTCTTCTAAAAATTCTAGCTCATATTGTCGGACTTTCTGTAACTGAGCTCTTCGCTCATCTGTTTCTCTTCGCATTCTTGCTGGGAACGTAGCTGAAAGAAGGTTTCTAAAGCTCAAGAAAGGGGCACTACGCTGGGATTTCCCCTTACCACTGCTTTGCTTCTTTGAGTCTCTTGTTGGGAGAGTGGAGACTGTTTCTATGGATACGGTAGGTGTTGATGGATCATCTAAAATAGGGAAGGTTTTGACGGGGACTTTCTGTAAATCAGTTTGGGATTTGCCTTGGGAACCCTCAGTCTTGCTTTCAGCAGCTTCTTTTCGGTCTGGTTTTCTAGGCAAATGAGGGGAgtactttgtttgtatttgagGACTGGGTTTGGCCAAACTGGGGTCTGTTCCTACTCTAACTGCATTTTCTTTGCTGGTAGCCAGCTGGAGGCTTTTGGCTCGTAGACGCTCGTCATCTGTAGGTGAAGAGGATTGAAACATGACTAGCTTCTGAACCTGTGGGTCTTTAAGTCGTAGTTTTGGCCCTGGCTCCTGTTGAACTGGGCATGTGCAGAAAAGGTCATCAACTGGCAGAAGTTCTGTAGAAGGTTCTGAAGGCTTAATGGTCTCACTAGAGGCGGTTTCGGCATCTTGGCACATTTTTGTGGGGGAAATTTTGGCACAGGCAGTTCTGTCCACATGCAAGAAAGATGGTAAGGCTTTGTTGCTTGAGTCTGTATTAAGAGGTGTGGTTTCCTCTCCCTTTATACCATCAGTAAGATTTTGGCACAGTGTCTCCCCGGGTGAATTTGATATCCTCTGGTCTTTACTAACTTGAACTGTGATTGACTTATCAGACGCTTTAAGTTCCTCAGGTGCCTTTGATGGGGCGTCAGAGATGTTTGCTGTGGTGGATTcagggtttgttgttttttcagcttccCTTTCAGTCTGAGGAGTGTCTTGATTGCCCCCTTGATCTTTCAGAACACTGAGTATTGCTGAGTCTTGACTGGGACTCACTTTAAAGGGAACAGTCTTGCTGAGGATTACTTGCTTGGGTGGACACCCGGCACGAATCTGACCCACAGAGAAGGCCCCTGTTCCTATAGTTTTTGCGGTGCAGCCAGGGATAGCCAGGGGGAAATCACGGCGGCAAAGAATACGTTCTTTGTTGATATGGTGAGCCAGCAGGTAGGCCTGGCTCTGGTTCTGCTTCATAGCCGACACCATCTCAGAAACATCTGTCAATTCAGACGAGTTTGTCTCATGGCCCGAGTCCAGTGAAGATTCAGGTGTAATGGCAGCCAAGACAATCAGCCCTAAAGAGGAAAGAAACACAACATACTGTTAGGATAATCAGGAATTAGCTAATATTGATAACACATATTCAAATGTAAGTATAACATGTGTTCCTCTGTAGTTTGTGAACCAGACAATTTGCCTTAGAGTGAATTCATCTtcatcacaaaacaacaaatcagatTTATAACCTTTTTCCAAATTAATATATGGACCAGAGGACCCTTGCCCACCTTGAATAAACTTAACAGATGTGTGCTTAAACTTACTGAGATTGTTTGtgaaattatataaattagCTGCCTAGATTTTTTACCTTTGATAGCATGgttgttgtttatatatatatatatatatatattttttttttttaagtaatgtaATAGTATTTATAGAGTATAATTCCGTTTATTTTCACTTGATATTATATTCATTAATTAAGCATGGTTTTAATAATCCTCTAATATTGTTAGTGGTAATTCTAAGTATGCTTTAGGTTTATAGTAATTTTGAAACttgaaaattgaaattgaaaattgcTGGTTTTTATTGCCATTCAGTAGAATGTTCACATAAGTAATAATAAAGGTTTTGTTCTACAAATGTGGtatgaaataataattgattagaaaaacattttattgtattggtgctaattttaattatttgactGAGATGTGGGCTGTAGTATGACTGAGGTTGTTGACCTGCAGTCTGTGTTGGCTGCTGAGGGTGATGAGGGTAGTCCTCAGAAGCTGCCAGAGCCTCTAGTGCCTGTAAGGTGGACACCAAGGCATCATCAAGCTCCTGGGCATGATCTCGGACAGTTCTTGTGGTCACATTATCAATAAGAGTCACAGGCACATCTTCCTTGGCTTGAGCCAGCTTCCCAGGAGTAACTGCTTGGCTGGTATTGGACTGagccttcctccctctcttagGGTCATCCTCATCTGAACTGTTGTCCCTAAATCCAGGTGGTGGGGCAGCAATAGCAGGTACAGGTGGTTGGAGTTTCTCTCCACCActgtctccctcctcttcctcctcctcctcttcattacCAGGGGGTGGAAGGGCCATGAGATCAACAGCACCTCCATCTCGGGAGGCACACGCACTGGAGCAGTGTTTCCCAGAACTCCCACTACTGTTCACTGCTCCTGACAGACCCTCTGCTCTTAGTCTGGCTTTGCAGGAGTCACAAAAGTATCGTGAATTTTTCTGAGATTGTCCCATTGTTTGGGCTCGGATTCTGAATTTTGCATTCTCCACTGCTGGGCTCTCTAGAACTCCAGCTATTTCCTCTGTACTCTGTTGGGTGGGGTCGGACTTGGTGCGAGGCCGGCCAGGGGGATCCTGAGAAATAAAATTCTCATTGACGTCGAGTTCAACATGCGTCTGGATCTCCTGATATTGCTGTTGTTCTTGAAGGTGGACATGACATAGGCCTAGATGTTGAGGCTCTGCTGGAACTAGGGCCCTTGAAGACCCCGACTCCCTGTGCGAGCtttccctctcatctcctcGACGACCGCCACTTGGCACGCTGGTTGCCACGGAACGGGGGTGGGCGTGGTGAGAGCTTCTGTAATCTGAGGATAGAATTGTCAGAGCAGTGGAGAGTTTGAAGCGTTAAGAACTACTGGGGATAGAGAAGATCCAGATAGGAAAGCAGAGGCGACTGGTGGTCACATGGAGGTTATTTATTTTCAGAGATGGATGTTGAAAGCTGAAGTTTGTTTGACGTTTTAGGGTTAGAGTCTGGTGGAATGTGATGGTATGATCATCCTTCTTTCATGTAGACTACAGGTTACAGGAGACAGCAGATGGCAGAAAATCTGTTCATGTTTGAAAGTAAAATGCTTATGATTATAGCTAAAAGCACAATGTATTGTAAAATTCAATACTGTACAatatacaatacagtatatCCCATTCCAGTGAGTATAGATGGAGATGAGAGCAGAGGGTGCCATGGGATGGGAAATCCAGGATAACCTGGTTACTATAGACAATGGATTCAGTCAATGAAGAAGCAGATTAATGTCTATATAGAATTAACATATAATTAGAAATGAGAAACATTAACATATTCAAGTATTGTCTGACATGTTGTGTTTAATATGATGCTAAATAAAATAGTTTCACTTATGACAATATCAAATATCagatataaaatgtatgtaaattcATTGCATTTTATTCATACTGCTTAATCAATATTAACCCAGACAAGTATAGGAGACTGGTAACATACCTGCTTTGGTCAGATGAGACTGACCAGATGTTCGGAAGTAAATGGTCCGTTTAGGGTCTACAAACAGCTTGTAGTAGCCAGAGATAAGGCATGCAAAATCACTGGCATCAGGCCATTCCATGAGTAGGACCAGGGGCTGCAGGAAGTGGAGGGTTGGGGGGTGGGGTGTATAGGAGACGGCAATGAGTATCACCGGCTTGTTTTGTAATGGcctgttaaaatgaaaattctGTCTCTAAGGACATCATGTAAAATAGACATTTTCCAGGCAATAAAGTGATTCGTTTTTTAATAGATGACATCATAGCATGCGTCAGCTCAGCTGTAATACCTTGGCTTCATGGATTGTGACCTCCACACGTGCCACTCCTTGGCTCTCTCTGTAGAGTTGGACCTTAGCTACCCTACTGAACTCAGTCAGAACAGTGGTAAGGTTGTTTTTCAAGTCAATCACATGACTAATGCCATGTCGAGGACCCACAAGTAGTGTTGTGGCCGATTGTTTCTCgtccttaaaaaacaaaacaaaacagaacaggaGGTTTACAACTTGCACCTGAATGCACAggctaaaagaaaacacttctgAGTGGAGCAGGGAAATCACAGTAAAggacaaataaaagacaatgaGTGTTACCAGTCCAACAGTATGGAACAGCATTCCTCCAAAAGGTGGGAGGTCATTGAGTACTCGCATGTACTGCAGCTTTCCTTGGAGAGGAGGAACCTATCAACACAATGATAAACAAGAAATAATCATCTTTGAATAATAGCTCAAGTCACAGTTCAGCACTATGTCCTCTTGGGGGCACTGTTGAGCCACAAATGTTGCTAATGGAGTCTTATGCAACAATTACGTTGTGTAGAAAGAAAGAACTTGTCTTAAGATTGGGCACAAGTTATGTAGCAGACATAACCATAAAATACATCAAAGTTTCATGTCCTCTACAAAATCTGTCTGTTGAGATTTAAATATCATTATATTTGCAAGACTTTGCATCACAGGCGCTGGTAGTAAAGCAAAAGCAGCATGAACAAAGGCAGTGAAATCATCTAGAATTTTCAGTCAATGTCATAATAATTATTTGGAGAAACCTTGTTGCCTGATGGTGGTGGATGCTGGTAGGTCTTCAGCAACTGAGACAGGGTCTTACACACATTCTTCTCCTTGACAGTTGGAAGCAGAGTAAGGGGAAGGAAAGGCTCTAGCCCCCATTCTTTTCTGGGATAGAGAGCAAAGGGAAAGTGAGTggcagaacaaaacaaaaacaacagtgcatTTACTAATTAGGGGAGACAAAGACGTTTAATCATCACATGAGAAGACTCTGCCCTTATAACATGAGAAGACGCTGTCCTGTGTGACCTCGAAAGTTAATATGACTTCTACAAGTTTCAAGCTACAACCAGTGGATcttttacatttctgtgattGTGACGGCAGAAGCGATTGACATGCAAGGTTGTGGTTTTGTAGAATAAATGAGCAAATTGAGGGAGAGATGGATTTCATGTCCAATGTTACAGCAATGATTTTTACATGGGGAAAATGATCCTTGAGTTTTTAATCaattatatattacattataacattattatattatctgGCAGCCCATGGCCCAGTGGGTAAGAACTACTTTTGTGTAAAGGATGGGTATGGAGAGGTCATCACTAGTTGGTATgtgtacaaataaatcaaattctaTTTCTAGTTTTAATTCTACTgaataaacaaatgttattgtggGACTCACTAATATGTTACTCAGAAATgttaatgaagtaaaaaaaaaaaatgcggtgcatacatttttgtcttaataataaaaataaaaataatttcaagGCTAATTCAGTTCTTTTTGGACTTACTCAACTTGCTTGAGTGAGATCTTCTGATTTGGCCTTGCTGAGGACACAGTGATGAAGATGTGGAGCGCAGCCAAACGTAACGTGATGTCTGATTTCCAGTCCATGCCAAAACGCTCTTTAATAACATCATTGCGACTCTATgaagataaaatgaaatgttttgtacACAGTTAATTACGAACAACACTTTTAAAGGCTGGAATCACTGAGGGTCATATCATTTCTTAAATACATATAGGAACAGCTTTCAAATGCAGCTTTTTGATATCTGCTGCTCTGGCATCTGTCATATGCCTTCATTTTAACACtataatcatcaaaaaaaaacaaaaaaaaaaacaaaggtagACATAAACTAATTATGGAATAAAACTAGCTTCTTTTTGGAACTCAAAATCACTCTCTGCTTGAGGACAGCTCTCCACAGTGTCACGCGAGTGAATGACATctttttaaatcaccttttaaTCTAGTGCCTCACCTGTATATAGAGGTACTCAAATGCAGCCGGGTCCCTTCTCAGCAGGTCTGCAGGGTCCTTGGGGAAGAAGCAGATGCGGAACAGACACTTCATCCCTTGGAAATAGGTTCTATGCACCACCTGGGGGAAAGCGATAATATCAACTAGATAACGCCTTCATATTTGGCAGTAATCACACATACAATAGGATCCAAAGGTCTGAGAGCACCTTACTATTCATCGCCCTATTAAAAGTTTTAGACTGCAAGCTGTATCACATCTTCAGATGTAAATAGGGTACAATTTATGAAATCAGAAGACTCCACCCACTTTCTGCATCATCAGATTGTTACTCCTAACCATATTAATTACTAATTTCTCCCAAACAATCTGCAGAACACAGCAGACATTACTCCTGTTAGGTTATAAGTttcttgttttatgtttatgatgtttatttgaaATACACTATTTGAATGTTAATATTGTTCCATAATTGATAGATACCCGAATTCAAGCCGTAAAAATTTATTAAGTTAGTTCATTGATGTTGCAAGTCTGTTACTGTGTTTGATTATTCAGAGACGGTTTTATAATTTCCCTTCATTTGTGTAGAAAataaatcatccatccatccataatcCATCACCCACCCGGGACCTCTGTTTACAATTGACTGCTGAAATTGCTTCTCAGATAAGGTGTTTGAATGGGCACACCACATTAGATGTTCTGTGAGGCCCTGCAACACCATTTGTGCTATTTGACCATTATAGTTTTTCCAGATGCAAAGAAATATAGAACACAAGAtcaaattctgaaaaaaaaaaacaaccaagaagTTTGGGAtttcattttgttgtatttctaaTCTTAATCCCTCATCACCAACAGTTTTTCGATAAGCCTGAAACTAATTTccttttactgtattttcttaCATGTGTCAAAGGCTGGTTCTCTTGGAGCAGATGCAACCTCTGCTCCAGACCACCTGCCTCAAGGACTAAGGCAAAATGCTCTATGTAGCGCAGTGAGAGGCGGTCCTGCAGTGAGGAAATCACATCCTGGAAGGAAAGAGATGGGAACAGATTAGAGCCTCAAATACCAAGAACACATTCTCCTACAAGTATTTGATGTAATGAGGCTATTTTTCCACCCTGAATTCCCTACATGTTTATAGATAATAGTTTATCAAAAATGATATCCTTGTGATAGACATTTTCTATTAAAGctttttactgtatattcttTATACTGCACAGGGAGTGCATcttattttatgaaaataacatCTGTATGGTGGGGTGTGCAGGGCAAACATTTGCTCCATTGCACTGCAGATCAGTCTATGAATGATGCAAAGCTTttcatatacattttcttcTACAGTTCAAAGAGAACCTTCAGGGGGATATCCATATTACCCGTGGCTATCTGTGAGGATACTGTTTCATAATTTATTCAGCCTTTTTACATATTAGGATAAAGGACATTCAATAggattctctttttttatgttatgttgcTCTAGTCTGGCTGTAAGGCTCATTTGGAGCTGTCAAATATGTACACCAACATTTATTTGATGGTTGCTAATGTAAGCAAAGTTCCAGTTGCCCTTACGAAATAGGAAAATACACTCTTGACATTATTGATCTCTGTGGTTTGCATTAAATGTGGCCCGTGCAAGATACAGTCAGCTGAGGGATTCACGGAGTGCTGTAAATTCCAGCCTCAAGTACTGTAGGAAAGCTTCTTTTGTTGACAGACAGTCTAATGGGCATACTACTGGGCATCCGATTGTGTCATTGATTTAATCTGTCGTATATTTTTATTGATCGGAGTCGTCTTATTATGCTGAAGTTCCATTTAATTAGGCTGACGGGAGAGAGGTTCTTCCATCTCTCATTTTAAGTGCTGCTCCGTTTCTCTTCCCCCCTCACCCTCTCTGCATGAATAGAGGAGAGATTTGGGAAATCTAATAGAGTCTGTTTAATGACTCTGCTCTGAGATTTCAGACTCATCTTAGAGACTGACGTAGGCTGACTGAATTAATGCAGTGCTTTATGACTGTAATCGCATGAATACGATTTTAAATCTAGAGATGTTTTGATAAACAACCTTTTACATGTATACTTtcccaaaaaataaatagaacacAAGCAATTCATCAAAATAGATCTTGGTGACTGGATTATATTGGCACTCTTTAAAGCTCCGAAAAAGTTGGAACTCCTAACTGAACTAGTGGGCTGCTTGGAGCAGTGGAACATAAGCTGCAAGCACAATGTTGACATATTATCAACTTTAAGGTGATATGGTGAACTCCTAAATATGCTATTAACACATAATGCAGGTGTAAAGCACCACCGGGTTATTGTTGCTGGCAGCCTAATATTTATCAGTCCAAAATTCACTTTGCGGTTAgctctgttgttgtttaccCTCACTGCTGAGAGAAATGTCTGGCTCTGTGGTTACTGTCAGGTCCATATATTCACCAGCCTGCTGCTAAACCGCGTCTGTGTACAGTCGGTTTATAAGCTGTTTTTGCTGAGTACAGCcttcagcaaacacaaacatccccCATGAGATTTGCGTGAGTAAAAACCTGAACAGTAAACTTgggttgtaatgtaacaatttcCTTTGGGTTAATCACTGTGAGTGACCATTTGCAAATATCTACAGTCATTTAATCTTGTTACTATATTGATGACAACCATTTCGAGTCAAAGTTACAATAATGTTGACATAAATCAGCCCTTGTTGACCCATTCGTGACTGTAAATTTAGTTCCGTTGTGCACAAGTGAAATGGATACATACCCTAACAGTGGTACGGCTATCAAATGTAAAGGACTTAATCTGTCCATTCTCCAAGAACACCTTTAACACGTTTGGTATAAGTAGCAAGGAGTCGTCCTTGAGCATTGTCTGAAAGAGATTGAGGGAGAAAGAATGTTCAGTTTAATGAAAGGAAATTGATGGTATGTGTAagagtggtcatcaagaatTCTTTGTACAATGCAAACAGAATTTGCTGTTGAGGGAGTAGCTGTACAAAATAGGGACAAGAAGGAGAGTTAAGAAACCCATTTTCTTTTCAACAATGGAGAGATACTAACT
Coding sequences within it:
- the frmpd3 gene encoding FERM and PDZ domain-containing protein 3 isoform X1; translated protein: MAKVQDGHTNACESFAMLEESQDGMDSGTLGPALARQVTIQRHPTQGFGFVAGSQRPVIVRSVSADGPSFGKLLPGDQILAINEETVSDAPRERVIDLVRRCKDTIVLTVLQPHQSPKSAFISAAKKARLRTNPPKVRFSEQVSISDPDSTMLKDDSLLLIPNVLKVFLENGQIKSFTFDSRTTVRDVISSLQDRLSLRYIEHFALVLEAGGLEQRLHLLQENQPLTHVVHRTYFQGMKCLFRICFFPKDPADLLRRDPAAFEYLYIQSRNDVIKERFGMDWKSDITLRLAALHIFITVSSARPNQKISLKQVEKEWGLEPFLPLTLLPTVKEKNVCKTLSQLLKTYQHPPPSGNKVPPLQGKLQYMRVLNDLPPFGGMLFHTVGLDEKQSATTLLVGPRHGISHVIDLKNNLTTVLTEFSRVAKVQLYRESQGVARVEVTIHEAKPLVLLMEWPDASDFACLISGYYKLFVDPKRTIYFRTSGQSHLTKADYRSSHHAHPRSVATSVPSGGRRGDERESSHRESGSSRALVPAEPQHLGLCHVHLQEQQQYQEIQTHVELDVNENFISQDPPGRPRTKSDPTQQSTEEIAGVLESPAVENAKFRIRAQTMGQSQKNSRYFCDSCKARLRAEGLSGAVNSSGSSGKHCSSACASRDGGAVDLMALPPPGNEEEEEEEEGDSGGEKLQPPVPAIAAPPPGFRDNSSDEDDPKRGRKAQSNTSQAVTPGKLAQAKEDVPVTLIDNVTTRTVRDHAQELDDALVSTLQALEALAASEDYPHHPQQPTQTAGLIVLAAITPESSLDSGHETNSSELTDVSEMVSAMKQNQSQAYLLAHHINKERILCRRDFPLAIPGCTAKTIGTGAFSVGQIRAGCPPKQVILSKTVPFKVSPSQDSAILSVLKDQGGNQDTPQTEREAEKTTNPESTTANISDAPSKAPEELKASDKSITVQVSKDQRISNSPGETLCQNLTDGIKGEETTPLNTDSSNKALPSFLHVDRTACAKISPTKMCQDAETASSETIKPSEPSTELLPVDDLFCTCPVQQEPGPKLRLKDPQVQKLVMFQSSSPTDDERLRAKSLQLATSKENAVRVGTDPSLAKPSPQIQTKYSPHLPRKPDRKEAAESKTEGSQGKSQTDLQKVPVKTFPILDDPSTPTVSIETVSTLPTRDSKKQSSGKGKSQRSAPFLSFRNLLSATFPARMRRETDERRAQLQKVRQYELEFLEELLKPKSSQGEFLPQGASPVPSGTPCACQLRTSPVLKAPGISREQRRSCDCKRMCRGMRLPDTPVGSTTETQHRGRERTISNTPPPVSKAPHTQGPTRRPQTLEIKTTRIRSTSLESREPRGEQSSCLPTSTSQTDCVGAPQYKKLQRRYSIGELDNNTSTPVYAEVKPKAKSLEKEMERVRATGLRLPTPVEPVHTQSHQAETKGKKGVFFIQGEELLCESKEGTGEVLLTLPSEDSDDKDKCCSFCFCYRKCEAGDESSEKDELSYSIPLQILPGMETDSRTFPVVSKTLQVLNAEDCSGEEEVEEEEEEEEPQTQEIDLRACVTLEGSLARVQALQGKTFSLPDGFLNAQLDANELLAILRQCANSPQAEGEARLQPSRIAEYKQELAVRFKEFRASCRRVASVEKSPTRMLAVVSASFQVLCELTQTFIKLVRGVRSEAQRLQLLRKVEEVAINYTLLLRAAEESMGHSSSLPTKTVSGQVSSNTNNMSSLTRPIKTLPAQSK